A single window of Raphanus sativus cultivar WK10039 unplaced genomic scaffold, ASM80110v3 Scaffold1964, whole genome shotgun sequence DNA harbors:
- the LOC108844630 gene encoding gamma-secretase subunit APH1-like, which produces MTVAAGIGYALLALGPSLSLFVSVISRKPFLILTLLSSTLVWLVSLIVLSGLWRPFLPLKANVVWPYALLVLSSVCFQEALRFLFWKLYMRLEDVLDSFADRISRPRLFLTDKLQIALAGGLGHGVAHAVFFCLSLLTPAFGPATFYVDRCSKVPFFLISAIIALAFVTIHTFSMVIAFEGYAKGNRVDQVIVPVIHLSAGMLTLVNFASEGCMIGVPLLYLVASLTLLHCGKMVWQRLIESRNQSGSTLR; this is translated from the exons ATGACGGTCGCGGCGGGGATAGGGTACGCGCTTCTTGCTCTGGGACCCTCTCTTTCACTCTTCGTCTCCGTCATCTCCAGAAAGCCCTTCCTCATCCTCACTCTTCTCTCCAG TACGTTGGTGTGGCTTGTGAGCCTGATCGTCTTGTCTGGACTGTGGAGGCCGTTCCTCCCTCTGAAAGCCAATGTGGTGTGGCCTTATGCTTTACTTGTTCTCTCCTCTGTTTGCTTCCAGGAAGCTCTTCGCTTTCTTTTCTGGAAGCTTTACAT GAGGCTTGAAGATGTCTTGGATTCCTTTGCGGATCGGATCTCTAGGCCCCGCTTGTTTCTCACTGATAAGCTCCAGATTGCTCTCG CTGGTGGTTTAGGTCATGGTGTGGCTCATGCTGTCTTCTTTTGTTTGAGTCTCTTAACTCCCGCATTTGGTCCAGCCACATTCTACGTCGACAGATGTTCGAAAGTCCCATTCTTTCTCATCTCTG CAATCATTGCTCTTGCATTTGTCACGATCCACACATTCTCGATGGTCATTGCTTTCGAAGGGTATGCAAAAGGAAACAGAGTAGATCAAGTTATAGTTCCAGTCATACACCTTTCTGCTGGAATGTTG ACATTGGTGAATTTTGCATCGGAAGGCTGTATGATTGGCGTTCCTCTTCTTTACCTTGTGGCATCACTGACTCTTCTGCATTGTGGAAAGATGGTTTGGCAAAGGCTTATCGAAAGCCGGAACCAAAGTGGCTCGACCTTACGGTGA